AGCTGGATTGCCCGCGGCGTCAGCCGGCGGCCCTGTCGCCCGACGAATACCGGCTGGTCTTCGGCACCCAGCGAAGGGCGCATGGCCAGCCAGTGCTCCAGCGCTTCACGGGCCTTGCGGCCGACCGGGAGTACGCGCGTCTTGCTGCCCTTGCCGAGTACCCTGACCTCGCCCTCGCGCAAATCCAGATCGTGCAGGCTCAGGTCGGCCAGCTCCGAAAGGCGCAAGCCTGATGAGTAGAACAGTTCAAGCATGGCCGCGTCCCGCGTGCGCAGCCAGTCGTCGTCATCACCCCCGGCGACGCCGGCCTGGTCGAGCAATGAGGCGGCGAGATCCGCGTCCAGCGTTCTGGGCAGCCTTCGCGGCGACTTGGGTGCGCGCAGATCGGTAGCCGGATCGTGCCGGCAGACGCCTTCGCGGATCAGGTAGCGATACAGCGCGCGCACCGAGCTCAGCTGTCGTTGCAGGCTACGGCCGGACTGACCGCCTTGGTGGCGACGTGCGACGAAGCTGCGCAGCACCTGAGTATCAACCGCATCCCAACGCTCGATGCCGTTGGCCTGCAGATAGGTTTGCAGCGTCTGCAGATCGCGACGGTAGGCATCCAGCGTGTTCGCTGCGACCTGCCGCTCGCTGCGCAAGTGCTCGCAAAAGGACTCGAGCGGGCCCTGCAGCGATGCGGCGGGAGGGTTCATCAGGCTCTGGCTTCGTCAGCCATCGGCCGCTGGCGTAGCAGCAGACGTGCCAGCGCATCGGCTACATAGCCGAGGAAGAGCGTGCCGGTGGCACCCTTGTAATGGTTCGCGTCGCGGCTCCCGAGCGCCAGCACGCCATGCAGGCCCTGGTGCTGAATCGGCGCCAGTGCGGTTGAGGCGACATCATTGCCGCGGCGGCCGAACAGAAACTCCAGTTCGTCCGAGCGCAGTATGCCGCTCAGCGGCTTGCCGCTGTCGAGCAGATGGCCGATGGCCGAACGGGCTTCGCTGTGAGGCACGCAGCGCGCATTGGAGAAGCGCCCGGCTTCGCTGAACAGGATCAGGCTGACGTAGGGGACCTGAAAGTCGTCGCGCAGGCTGTCTTCCATGCTGGCGATCAGCTCTTCCATGCTCTGCGCCTCGAGCATGCTGAGGATCAATCGCCGACTCTTCTCGAACAGTCGATCGTTCTCCCGAGCAACGTCCATCAGCTGATTCAGTCGATGACGCACATCGATGTTGCGCTCGCGCAGCAGCTTGACCTGCCGTTCAACCAGCGAAACAGCCTGGCCGGGGAGGTGCGGGATGATCAGGTCCGGCAGCAGTTCGTCGTGCTCGGCAAAAAAAGCCGGATGACGGCGCAGGTACTCGGCGACCTGATCGGCGGAGAGTTCGGGTTGTTGCGGCGTGTCGGTCATACGCGTATCTGCCCCTCGTAAACCCGCACGGCCGGGCCGGTCATCATCACCGGCTCGCCAGGACCTGCCCACTCGATATGCAGGATGCCGCCGGGCAGTTCGATCTTTACCGGTGAAACCAGATGCCCGGTCCGTATGCCTGCCACGGCTGCCGCGCAGGCGCCGGTTCCGCAGGCCTGGGTCTCGCCGACGCCGCGTTCGTACACCCGCAGTCGCGCATGATGGCTGTCGACCACCTGCATGAACCCGGCGTTGACCCGCCGGGGGAAGCGCGGATGCGCCTCGAACAGCGGGCCGAGTTCGGCCAGTGGCAGTTGTTGCAGATCATTGACCAACGTCACGCAGTGCGGATTGCCCATCGACACGGCGGCGACGTCATAGACCTGGCCACCTACCTGCAGCGGATAGGTCAGCGCTTCCTGCTCGGCCTGAAACGGGATCTGCGGCGGATCGAAACGCGGTGCGCCCATGTTCACGGTTACCTGACCGTCATCACGCACCGACAGGGTGATCGGGCCGCCGGCGGTCTCCACGTGGATCTCCGACTTGGCCGTCAGGCGCTTGTCCTGGACGAAGCGGGCGAAGCAGCGCGCACCGT
Above is a window of Halopseudomonas nanhaiensis DNA encoding:
- the xerC gene encoding tyrosine recombinase XerC; this encodes MQGPLESFCEHLRSERQVAANTLDAYRRDLQTLQTYLQANGIERWDAVDTQVLRSFVARRHQGGQSGRSLQRQLSSVRALYRYLIREGVCRHDPATDLRAPKSPRRLPRTLDADLAASLLDQAGVAGGDDDDWLRTRDAAMLELFYSSGLRLSELADLSLHDLDLREGEVRVLGKGSKTRVLPVGRKAREALEHWLAMRPSLGAEDQPVFVGRQGRRLTPRAIQLRVRRSGVQSIGQHVHPHMLRHSFASHLLESSGDLRAVQELLGHADIGTTQIYTHLDFQHLAQVYDKAHPRSKRKHGKD
- the dapF gene encoding diaminopimelate epimerase, encoding MLLRFTKMHGLGNDFMVIDLVTQHAQLSPRLIRQWSDRHTGIGFDQLLVVEPPGQPDVDFRYRIFNADGSEVEQCGNGARCFARFVQDKRLTAKSEIHVETAGGPITLSVRDDGQVTVNMGAPRFDPPQIPFQAEQEALTYPLQVGGQVYDVAAVSMGNPHCVTLVNDLQQLPLAELGPLFEAHPRFPRRVNAGFMQVVDSHHARLRVYERGVGETQACGTGACAAAVAGIRTGHLVSPVKIELPGGILHIEWAGPGEPVMMTGPAVRVYEGQIRV
- a CDS encoding DUF484 family protein, giving the protein MTDTPQQPELSADQVAEYLRRHPAFFAEHDELLPDLIIPHLPGQAVSLVERQVKLLRERNIDVRHRLNQLMDVARENDRLFEKSRRLILSMLEAQSMEELIASMEDSLRDDFQVPYVSLILFSEAGRFSNARCVPHSEARSAIGHLLDSGKPLSGILRSDELEFLFGRRGNDVASTALAPIQHQGLHGVLALGSRDANHYKGATGTLFLGYVADALARLLLRQRPMADEARA